A single genomic interval of Lewinellaceae bacterium harbors:
- a CDS encoding alpha/beta hydrolase, which yields MNRSEFKNKKCFYAFISKRLKKMFYLIFLLIMLAFVGVGIYGYLNGVMAPPYDPQKMTLNYERIGNGSKKIILLHGLTGSLNYWKRGLEEISDSYSLLLIDLLGFGGSPKPNSKYGLEEHLGAIEKAIIKEGFDSGGAIIVGHSLGAILAIGLAAKRPQWFQGLTVIGLPVYQGKEAIKRKFSKLSLWDGLTVDSRYKFVCFFHPLYMTEWFRPENVPKDVFRDAAKHTWVSYYRTLDEIILNTNLTQLASQIKDKKILFIHGEKDTAAPIENAEKLASVFTNAKFERLPDADHQIFLAAPEKVWSLAFEYFWPYQLQKVKE from the coding sequence ATGAATAGAAGCGAATTCAAAAATAAAAAGTGCTTTTATGCTTTTATTTCAAAAAGATTGAAAAAGATGTTTTACCTGATTTTTTTATTAATCATGCTTGCCTTTGTAGGGGTCGGAATATACGGCTACCTAAACGGAGTAATGGCGCCTCCGTACGACCCGCAAAAAATGACCCTTAACTATGAGCGAATAGGCAACGGTTCAAAAAAGATAATACTCTTGCACGGTTTGACCGGCTCGTTGAATTATTGGAAAAGAGGATTAGAAGAAATTTCAGATTCTTATTCCTTATTGCTAATCGACCTCCTGGGGTTTGGCGGCTCACCAAAACCCAATAGCAAATACGGCCTTGAAGAGCATTTGGGCGCCATAGAAAAAGCCATAATCAAAGAAGGGTTCGATTCTGGGGGCGCCATTATAGTTGGCCACTCTCTTGGAGCAATTTTGGCCATTGGGCTTGCTGCGAAACGGCCGCAATGGTTTCAAGGATTAACTGTGATAGGCCTTCCCGTTTATCAAGGCAAAGAAGCCATCAAGCGGAAGTTTAGCAAGCTCTCTCTTTGGGATGGCCTTACTGTTGATTCCAGGTATAAGTTCGTTTGTTTTTTCCACCCGCTCTACATGACGGAATGGTTTAGGCCGGAAAACGTTCCGAAGGACGTTTTTAGAGACGCCGCTAAACATACCTGGGTAAGTTATTACCGCACCCTCGATGAAATCATTTTGAATACAAACCTGACACAATTGGCTTCTCAAATCAAGGATAAGAAAATACTATTCATACACGGTGAAAAAGATACAGCAGCCCCAATTGAAAATGCGGAAAAATTAGCTTCAGTTTTCACCAACGCAAAATTTGAAAGGCTACCTGATGCTGATCATCAGATTTTTCTGGCAGCTCCGGAGAAAGTGTGGTCATTGGCATTTGAATATTTCTGGCCATATCAACTACAAAAGGTTAAAGAATAA
- a CDS encoding universal stress protein — MKNILVPTDFSPVSEQACAYALKIAEQAKAEIHFLHIQYTPVEWVLLDKEKEKNFPETLKQIGHARHELKKWEKRAKSLGLPVKKFLIFDVGREEIIKHVSGYHHDFVIMGSHGASGVRETFMGSTAQKIIRHATAPVLVLKESIPDFPMKHIVFASDFEEDVMDYFRQVVDFADLMEAAIHLVYVNTPYNFEDTDISEKKMNQFLSHCPRGEACSVNVYNAKDEEEGIRKFAQSKQAGLIAITTHGSKGFLGLMSKSITESLVNHADIAVLSINIRTASSAPDKEN, encoded by the coding sequence ATGAAAAACATATTGGTGCCCACCGACTTTTCTCCAGTGTCCGAACAGGCCTGCGCCTATGCCCTTAAGATTGCCGAACAGGCCAAGGCAGAAATCCACTTCCTGCACATACAGTATACCCCCGTAGAATGGGTGTTATTGGATAAGGAAAAAGAAAAGAATTTTCCAGAGACCCTGAAGCAAATCGGACACGCCAGGCACGAGTTAAAAAAATGGGAAAAAAGAGCTAAGAGCCTGGGTTTGCCGGTAAAAAAGTTTCTCATTTTTGATGTTGGCCGTGAAGAGATCATAAAGCATGTATCTGGCTATCACCACGACTTTGTTATAATGGGTTCCCATGGCGCATCAGGTGTTCGCGAAACATTTATGGGCTCAACTGCTCAAAAAATTATACGCCATGCAACAGCTCCGGTACTGGTACTAAAAGAAAGCATCCCGGACTTCCCCATGAAACACATTGTTTTTGCCTCCGATTTTGAAGAAGATGTAATGGATTACTTTAGGCAGGTGGTAGACTTTGCTGATCTTATGGAGGCGGCTATACACCTCGTTTATGTGAACACTCCTTACAATTTTGAAGATACTGATATTAGTGAAAAAAAAATGAATCAATTCCTGTCTCATTGCCCGAGGGGGGAGGCTTGTTCGGTAAATGTTTACAATGCTAAAGACGAAGAGGAAGGCATTCGCAAATTTGCACAATCAAAGCAAGCCGGCCTGATTGCTATAACTACTCATGGAAGTAAGGGGTTTCTCGGGTTGATGTCTAAGAGTATTACTGAAAGCCTGGTTAACCACGCCGATATTGCAGTGCTGAGTATTAATATAAGAACAGCGTCATCGGCACCTGATAAAGAAAATTAA
- a CDS encoding L-2-amino-thiazoline-4-carboxylic acid hydrolase: MKELILYWFKYQAASVARKKLIHYYKRQEVNEILPAYWRKYLQLKPEVPAMPTLGGSVTVNLAAMSTAFYQELTARGQSEEAATQLFYEIAWEVYEKMGRFSWWLAGWGNRSKYYRVLKATELFRAFPFNSPSYRWEEVQTEANTVGFNCTKCPVAEYFKKHDLSAFCSKTWCALDFPLAELWHAKLERSGSIAGGADKCDFRWQVDKRKN, translated from the coding sequence ATGAAGGAACTAATTTTATACTGGTTTAAATACCAAGCTGCAAGCGTAGCCCGAAAGAAACTTATTCACTATTACAAACGGCAAGAAGTAAATGAAATACTGCCTGCTTACTGGCGAAAATATTTGCAGCTAAAACCGGAAGTCCCGGCCATGCCAACTTTAGGTGGTTCTGTAACGGTTAACCTTGCAGCCATGTCAACGGCATTCTACCAGGAGTTAACTGCCAGAGGACAAAGTGAAGAGGCGGCCACCCAATTATTCTATGAAATTGCCTGGGAGGTATATGAAAAAATGGGAAGGTTCTCCTGGTGGTTAGCCGGGTGGGGCAATCGCAGTAAGTATTATCGGGTGCTAAAAGCCACTGAATTATTCCGGGCGTTTCCGTTCAACAGCCCGTCCTATCGATGGGAAGAAGTGCAGACCGAGGCTAATACTGTGGGTTTTAATTGCACAAAATGTCCGGTTGCAGAATATTTTAAAAAGCATGATTTGTCAGCATTCTGTTCTAAAACATGGTGCGCCCTTGATTTTCCTTTGGCCGAGCTATGGCATGCCAAATTAGAACGAAGTGGCAGCATAGCCGGAGGAGCGGATAAATGCGATTTCAGATGGCAGGTAGATAAAAGGAAGAACTGA
- a CDS encoding ribose-phosphate pyrophosphokinase codes for MKTILFALPGNEELARLLAERLGAELGEAALRHFPDGESYVRILSDVNGKKAVLACTLDRPDAKLLPLYFLSKVAKSLGAACTCLVAPYLAYMRQDKVFKEGEGITSKYFARLISGFADSLITVDPHLHRISNLDAVYDIPTEVVRAASHISHWIKENIQSPLLVGPDSESEQWVSEVAKNAKAPFIVLEKIRRGDRNVEVSIPQVEAYQNHTPVLVDDIISTARTMIETVGHLSQAKMRPPVCIGVHAVFSGNAYQDLLDAGTSRVVTCNTIPHESNAIDVSGLYIEFIKKFEKRL; via the coding sequence ATGAAAACCATCCTGTTTGCATTGCCGGGCAATGAAGAACTGGCCCGCTTGCTGGCGGAAAGGCTGGGGGCTGAGCTTGGAGAAGCAGCCTTGCGGCATTTTCCTGACGGAGAGTCCTACGTCCGTATCCTTTCCGATGTGAATGGCAAAAAAGCAGTATTGGCTTGTACCCTCGACCGGCCAGACGCCAAGTTGTTGCCCCTGTATTTCTTGTCGAAGGTGGCCAAAAGCCTGGGCGCCGCCTGCACCTGCCTGGTGGCGCCCTATCTGGCATATATGCGCCAGGATAAGGTTTTTAAAGAGGGTGAAGGCATTACTTCCAAATACTTTGCCCGCCTGATTTCCGGCTTTGCCGACAGCCTGATAACGGTTGACCCGCATTTGCACCGGATCAGCAATTTAGATGCCGTTTACGACATTCCAACGGAAGTAGTGCGTGCAGCCAGCCATATTTCTCACTGGATAAAAGAAAATATTCAATCCCCCTTGCTGGTGGGCCCTGATAGTGAAAGCGAACAATGGGTATCGGAAGTTGCAAAGAATGCCAAAGCCCCATTTATTGTTTTGGAAAAGATAAGGCGCGGGGACCGAAATGTCGAAGTCTCCATCCCGCAGGTTGAAGCCTATCAAAATCATACGCCTGTGTTGGTGGATGATATTATTTCAACCGCCCGGACAATGATCGAGACGGTGGGGCATTTGAGCCAAGCGAAAATGCGGCCGCCTGTTTGCATTGGGGTTCATGCTGTGTTTTCAGGAAATGCCTACCAGGATCTTTTGGATGCAGGAACGAGCCGGGTAGTTACCTGCAATACCATCCCTCATGAGAGTAATGCGATTGACGTAAGTGGCCTGTACATTGAATTTATTAAAAAATTTGAAAAACGGCTCTAA
- a CDS encoding YceI family protein yields the protein MKTLLSILMTLLLHHNGFSQIQFHPEESRMSVKGTSTLHDWESVVKMEEVKIELHIEDADPLLLGHLRLKIPVKSIKSGNNIMDKKTYKALKADQYPTINYEVAVFDHKEGQVAATDGRLKVAGVEKIIPVTANYSRKNNGLLTFTGTVSFNMTDFKVDPPTAIMGTLKTGDEISIPYTIVLQLINK from the coding sequence ATGAAAACGCTTTTAAGCATTTTAATGACACTTCTTTTACATCATAATGGCTTTTCACAAATCCAGTTTCACCCGGAAGAAAGCAGGATGTCGGTTAAGGGAACGTCCACCCTTCACGACTGGGAGTCCGTTGTGAAAATGGAAGAGGTGAAAATTGAACTGCACATAGAGGATGCTGATCCGTTGTTGCTGGGCCACCTTAGATTAAAAATTCCCGTAAAGTCGATCAAGAGCGGCAATAACATCATGGACAAAAAAACCTATAAAGCCCTCAAAGCAGATCAATATCCAACGATAAATTATGAGGTGGCGGTTTTTGATCACAAAGAGGGACAGGTGGCCGCTACGGATGGCAGGCTCAAAGTTGCGGGCGTGGAAAAAATTATTCCTGTCACAGCAAATTATAGCCGCAAAAATAATGGCCTGCTGACATTCACAGGAACGGTTTCATTTAATATGACTGACTTTAAGGTTGACCCCCCAACAGCAATAATGGGGACATTAAAAACAGGAGATGAAATAAGTATTCCTTATACCATAGTTCTTCAATTGATCAATAAATAA
- the cadA gene encoding cadmium-translocating P-type ATPase: MTHTYQITGMTCSHCAEKVKKALEQVDGVQSAKVTLDPPEATLTLHHHIPEETLNKALAKAGDYRLAMQGHGAHSGGGKDHEMHHDENGHDLHGAAPAAKKETTHEHNGHGGHNPAHGEMGHDHHRMMIADFRKRFWATLALTLPILALSPMIQDWLGVEWQFAGDKYLLFALSSIVYFYGGWPFLKGFFEEIKGRSPGMMTLIAMAISVAYFYSAATTFGLPGESFYWELATLIVIMLLGHWIEMKSVLGASRALELLVSMMPSEAHKMEGDKVVDVKLEDLLSGDVILVKPGEKVPADGIVIEGESYLNESMLTGESKPVKKEEHDQVIGGSINGNGSLKVKVEHTGKDSYLNKVITMVQEAQKTKSKMQNLSDRAAKWLTYIALSIGFGTLALWLALGKDFVFALERMVTVMVISCPHALGLAVPLVVAISTAISAQNGLLIRNRTAFEEARKISVLVFDKTGTLTKGEFGVTRYETVAGDLDKQEMLRLAGALEQSSEHPIAVGIVQKIKELGIAIPTPENFEAITGKGVQATVEGKEVKVVSPGYLKDENITIPEGAFGSAAETVVFVMVAGKLAGYIALADEIRPESAAAIQTFKDNNIKVYMATGDNDVVGKAVSEELGLDGYYAEVLPHQKVEIVKELQAKGEFVAMTGDGVNDAPALAQSDVGIAVGSGTDVAAETADIILVNSNPKDIANLILFGKATYNKMIQNLAWATGYNAIAIPLAVGVLYPWGFVLSPAVGAVFMSLSTIIVAINAQLLKRKIGK; this comes from the coding sequence ATGACACATACCTATCAAATCACCGGCATGACCTGCAGCCATTGCGCCGAAAAGGTCAAAAAAGCCTTGGAACAAGTAGACGGCGTCCAATCTGCGAAGGTAACCCTCGACCCGCCGGAGGCAACCCTTACCCTGCACCACCACATTCCTGAAGAAACCTTGAATAAAGCTTTGGCGAAGGCGGGTGATTACCGGTTGGCCATGCAGGGCCACGGGGCACATAGCGGCGGCGGTAAAGATCATGAAATGCACCATGATGAAAATGGGCATGATTTGCATGGGGCTGCGCCGGCGGCAAAGAAAGAAACTACCCACGAACATAACGGCCACGGCGGCCACAACCCCGCGCACGGCGAAATGGGCCATGACCACCACCGGATGATGATCGCGGATTTCAGAAAGCGGTTTTGGGCAACTCTGGCGCTGACCCTGCCTATTCTGGCCCTTTCTCCCATGATCCAGGACTGGCTTGGCGTGGAATGGCAGTTTGCCGGCGACAAGTATCTGCTCTTTGCCCTTTCCAGTATTGTCTATTTCTATGGCGGCTGGCCTTTCCTCAAAGGTTTCTTTGAGGAAATAAAAGGGAGGTCGCCTGGCATGATGACGCTGATCGCCATGGCTATTTCGGTCGCTTATTTTTATTCGGCGGCCACCACTTTTGGCTTGCCGGGGGAGAGTTTTTACTGGGAGTTGGCTACCCTGATCGTCATTATGCTGCTGGGGCATTGGATCGAGATGAAGTCTGTATTAGGCGCTTCCAGGGCGCTGGAACTGCTGGTGAGCATGATGCCGTCCGAGGCGCACAAAATGGAAGGGGACAAGGTGGTTGATGTCAAGCTGGAAGACCTCCTGAGCGGCGATGTCATCCTGGTAAAGCCCGGCGAAAAAGTCCCTGCCGACGGCATCGTGATCGAAGGCGAGAGCTACCTGAATGAGTCTATGTTGACAGGTGAATCCAAACCGGTGAAAAAAGAGGAACACGATCAGGTTATCGGAGGCTCCATCAATGGCAATGGCTCTTTGAAAGTAAAGGTGGAACACACAGGAAAAGACAGCTACCTGAACAAGGTCATCACCATGGTGCAGGAAGCGCAGAAGACCAAGTCGAAAATGCAGAACCTCTCTGACCGGGCGGCGAAATGGTTGACTTATATTGCGCTGTCCATTGGCTTTGGCACACTGGCCCTGTGGTTAGCCCTGGGCAAGGATTTTGTTTTTGCCTTGGAAAGAATGGTAACCGTGATGGTCATTTCCTGCCCGCATGCGCTGGGCTTGGCCGTACCGCTTGTAGTGGCCATTTCAACGGCCATTTCCGCTCAAAATGGATTGCTCATCCGAAACCGGACGGCATTCGAAGAAGCCCGGAAAATTTCCGTCCTGGTCTTTGATAAAACCGGCACTTTGACCAAAGGGGAATTCGGTGTAACCCGATATGAGACAGTGGCCGGCGATTTAGACAAACAGGAAATGCTCCGCCTCGCCGGAGCGCTGGAACAAAGCTCTGAGCACCCCATCGCAGTGGGCATTGTGCAAAAAATCAAGGAGTTGGGCATTGCGATCCCCACCCCCGAAAATTTTGAAGCAATAACCGGAAAAGGGGTGCAGGCGACGGTGGAAGGAAAGGAGGTGAAAGTCGTCAGCCCGGGCTATTTGAAAGATGAAAACATAACGATACCCGAAGGTGCTTTTGGCAGTGCGGCAGAGACCGTGGTCTTCGTCATGGTAGCTGGAAAACTGGCTGGTTATATTGCCCTTGCTGATGAAATCCGCCCGGAATCGGCTGCCGCTATCCAAACCTTCAAGGACAATAACATCAAAGTTTACATGGCGACCGGCGACAACGATGTGGTTGGGAAAGCTGTGAGCGAGGAACTGGGCCTGGACGGTTACTATGCCGAAGTTTTGCCGCATCAAAAAGTGGAAATTGTCAAAGAGCTTCAAGCCAAGGGCGAGTTCGTTGCCATGACCGGCGACGGGGTGAACGACGCCCCCGCGCTTGCCCAGTCGGATGTAGGGATAGCGGTAGGTTCGGGCACGGACGTGGCTGCAGAAACTGCAGATATCATCCTGGTCAACAGCAACCCGAAAGACATCGCCAACCTCATCCTATTTGGAAAAGCTACCTACAATAAAATGATCCAGAACCTGGCCTGGGCTACGGGCTACAACGCCATTGCCATTCCGCTGGCGGTGGGGGTTTTATATCCCTGGGGCTTTGTTTTGAGCCCGGCGGTAGGAGCTGTTTTTATGAGCTTGAGCACGATAATTGTGGCGATTAATGCACAGTTGTTGAAACGGAAGATTGGGAAATAA
- a CDS encoding thymidine phosphorylase family protein, translating to MNTTNSNILKLKRLGIDTQQEYFAYMRSDCHICISEGFEAQARIEAAANGKTIIATLNAIRGELLQPGEASLSESAWKALNAKEGGRISFSHLNPVASMGHVRAKMYGKKLGLLALREIISDIAAGKYANIQLAAFVAAGAGDHLDAEEITGLAQAMVEAGEKLDWGREIVVDKHCVGGLPGNRTTPIVVAIVAAAGLTIPKTSSRAITSPAGTADTMETMAPVNLSLDEIRRVVNKEGGCITWGGAVALSPADDLIIKVEKALDIDSPGQMIASVLSKKAAAGSTLVAIDIPVGKTAKVRSVTDARKLEFYFRKVGQAIGLAVKVIITDGSQPVGRGIGPALEAQDVLAVLRQDNSRPKDLEERAALIAGALLEMGGKAAPGAGQAAALSLLKNGAAWKKFRAICEAQGGFREPRPGSLQQLVTSKEEGTITAIDNRRLAMAAKLSGAPSRPGAGVLLHCKIGQKLRKGEPVFTLYAESPGELNYAKLYLDKELGEMIKFG from the coding sequence ATGAATACCACCAATTCGAACATATTGAAACTAAAGCGCCTGGGCATCGACACCCAACAAGAGTATTTTGCCTACATGCGTTCCGACTGCCACATCTGCATTTCCGAAGGGTTTGAAGCGCAGGCCCGCATCGAGGCGGCGGCCAATGGAAAGACCATCATTGCTACATTGAATGCCATCCGCGGAGAGCTGTTGCAGCCGGGCGAAGCCAGCCTTTCCGAAAGTGCCTGGAAAGCTTTAAATGCAAAGGAAGGAGGCCGTATTTCATTCAGCCATTTAAACCCTGTAGCATCCATGGGCCACGTCCGGGCAAAAATGTATGGAAAGAAGCTTGGCCTGCTGGCTCTCCGTGAAATTATCAGCGATATTGCTGCGGGCAAATACGCTAACATTCAGCTGGCAGCCTTTGTCGCTGCCGGCGCCGGCGATCATCTCGATGCTGAGGAAATTACGGGGCTGGCTCAAGCTATGGTGGAAGCAGGAGAAAAACTGGACTGGGGCCGGGAAATTGTGGTGGACAAACACTGTGTCGGTGGCCTGCCGGGCAACCGCACTACCCCTATCGTTGTGGCCATTGTCGCTGCGGCCGGCTTAACCATTCCCAAAACGTCTTCCCGCGCCATCACTTCTCCTGCCGGCACAGCGGATACGATGGAGACGATGGCCCCGGTCAATTTGAGCCTGGATGAAATCCGCCGGGTAGTGAATAAAGAGGGCGGCTGTATTACATGGGGAGGCGCTGTTGCGCTGAGCCCTGCCGACGACCTGATCATCAAAGTTGAAAAAGCGCTCGATATCGACAGCCCGGGGCAAATGATCGCTTCGGTGCTTTCCAAAAAAGCCGCTGCCGGTTCTACTTTGGTGGCCATTGATATCCCGGTTGGCAAGACGGCCAAAGTGCGATCCGTAACCGATGCCAGAAAACTGGAGTTCTACTTCAGGAAGGTAGGGCAAGCCATCGGCCTGGCTGTCAAAGTTATAATAACAGATGGCTCACAGCCGGTAGGCAGAGGTATTGGGCCGGCTTTGGAGGCTCAGGATGTACTTGCAGTTTTACGGCAGGACAACTCGCGCCCTAAAGACCTGGAAGAAAGAGCAGCCCTGATCGCAGGCGCCCTGCTGGAAATGGGAGGTAAGGCTGCTCCCGGTGCCGGGCAGGCAGCCGCTTTGAGCCTCTTAAAGAATGGCGCCGCCTGGAAAAAATTCAGGGCGATCTGCGAAGCTCAGGGCGGTTTCCGGGAGCCGCGCCCCGGCTCATTGCAGCAGCTTGTTACATCAAAAGAGGAAGGAACAATAACCGCTATTGACAACCGCCGGCTGGCCATGGCGGCCAAGTTGTCGGGCGCGCCTTCCCGCCCCGGCGCAGGCGTTTTGTTACACTGCAAAATCGGACAAAAGCTGAGGAAAGGGGAACCGGTGTTTACTCTCTATGCCGAGTCTCCAGGAGAATTGAACTATGCAAAACTGTACCTGGACAAGGAATTAGGCGAAATGATAAAATTCGGATAG
- a CDS encoding ABC transporter ATP-binding protein — protein sequence MKVIETINLSKTYNPGTVPVHALNGVDLEIKRGEFTAIVGPSGSGKTTLLNIIGGLDNATSGSVIIEGTDIAKLKGSGLISFRLHNIGFVFQAYNLIPVLTAKENVEFVMLLQNRPKAEREARVMNLLEAVGLRDKTDKRPSELSGGQQQRVAVARALASKPQFVLADEPTANLDGKSAENLLDIMLRLNEEENMTFIFSTHDARVIRRARRVVTLEDGRVVKDEGMVKTIFGKKKAEGN from the coding sequence ATGAAAGTCATAGAAACTATCAACCTGTCAAAAACATACAATCCCGGCACCGTTCCCGTCCATGCGCTGAACGGGGTGGATTTGGAAATCAAGCGGGGTGAATTCACGGCCATTGTAGGCCCTTCTGGTTCCGGCAAAACGACTTTGCTCAACATCATCGGAGGCTTGGACAATGCTACTTCCGGTTCGGTCATTATTGAGGGGACTGACATTGCGAAGCTCAAAGGCAGCGGATTGATAAGCTTCCGCCTGCATAACATCGGCTTTGTTTTTCAGGCCTATAACCTCATTCCGGTGCTGACGGCGAAAGAAAATGTGGAATTCGTCATGCTGCTGCAAAACCGCCCGAAAGCCGAGCGGGAAGCAAGAGTAATGAATCTGCTGGAGGCGGTAGGATTAAGGGATAAAACAGATAAGCGCCCGTCAGAACTATCCGGCGGCCAACAACAGCGGGTGGCGGTAGCCAGGGCTTTGGCTTCCAAGCCCCAATTTGTGCTGGCGGATGAACCGACGGCTAACCTCGACGGCAAGTCTGCCGAGAACCTACTGGACATCATGCTCCGGCTTAACGAGGAAGAAAACATGACCTTTATTTTTTCTACCCACGATGCCAGAGTCATCCGCCGTGCACGGCGGGTGGTGACCCTGGAGGATGGTCGTGTTGTAAAGGATGAAGGCATGGTTAAAACAATATTTGGCAAAAAAAAAGCGGAAGGTAACTGA
- a CDS encoding multicopper oxidase domain-containing protein, producing the protein MIIYLRPFLIFMLMTLVSLAHAQTRVEYNLIVKDTIVQFSGKKRHAIAVNGKIPAPALMFIEGDHAVIHVKNEMDEETSVHWHGLLLPNLQDGVPYVTTPPILPGATRTFEFPIKQAGTYWYHSHTNLQEQSGLYGSIVIHPKKEMVKADKELVLLLSDWTDEKPEEVMRTLKRGLEWYGIKKKQPASWNKIIANGGFKNRIRQSWDRMPLMDISDVYYNAFLINGRQEQQLTGFQPGEKVRLRVINGSASSYFNVQFAGGTLTAIAADGLDIEPVVVGRALISIAETYDFVITIPEDGMAYEFRATAQDGSGYASAFLGGGIKMKALDILRPNIYNMSMMDMMMTGPNGAASGGMEMGGMSQEGMKMPGKTKMEGDDEKTMLHEQMKMPNDTMQGMDMIHQKSVSGNEPDMRTLNYDMLRSLTSTALPAANEWREIRLELTGNMWRYVWSLDGKTLTEADKIIIRKGDNVRFILVNKSMMNHPMHLHGHFFRVLNGQGDYAPLKHTVNVPPMGTVTLEFHANEEKDWFFHCHILYHMMTGMARVVSYEGSTVALELAAARKDIKEKMDNQWFFWGMGKLHSQLSEWELTLSNTRNQLNLEADGDWKGNFDVDTDYERYLGQNGYFRVFAGATVDGKQVPVIQNSEPASTKMEEDIEVRPLVGVRYLLPFFINSELRIDSKAKVRLQLNGETLLFPRLGFRWLVNTDKEWRAGLEGILTKNIVLSGNYDNRYGWGGGLTLLF; encoded by the coding sequence ATGATTATCTACCTCCGCCCTTTTTTAATATTTATGTTAATGACCCTTGTGAGCCTGGCTCATGCCCAGACAAGGGTTGAATATAACCTCATTGTAAAGGATACGATCGTCCAATTCAGTGGCAAAAAGCGTCATGCTATTGCTGTGAATGGTAAAATTCCGGCTCCGGCGTTAATGTTTATCGAAGGAGACCATGCTGTCATTCATGTTAAAAATGAAATGGACGAAGAAACTTCTGTCCACTGGCATGGGTTACTGCTTCCCAATCTTCAGGATGGAGTACCTTATGTTACCACGCCACCCATACTGCCGGGCGCTACCCGGACCTTTGAATTTCCCATAAAGCAGGCGGGCACTTACTGGTATCACTCACACACCAACTTGCAGGAGCAGAGTGGGCTTTATGGTTCTATTGTTATCCATCCGAAAAAAGAAATGGTCAAAGCCGACAAAGAACTAGTGCTCCTCCTTTCCGATTGGACGGACGAAAAACCGGAGGAAGTAATGCGAACCTTGAAAAGAGGATTAGAATGGTATGGCATCAAGAAAAAACAGCCCGCAAGCTGGAATAAGATCATCGCTAATGGCGGCTTTAAAAACCGCATCCGGCAATCCTGGGACCGCATGCCTCTGATGGATATTTCAGATGTGTACTACAATGCCTTTCTTATCAATGGCCGGCAGGAGCAACAGCTGACAGGTTTTCAGCCCGGCGAAAAGGTACGCCTGCGGGTTATCAACGGCTCTGCTTCTTCCTATTTCAACGTCCAGTTTGCCGGGGGCACCTTAACGGCTATTGCTGCCGATGGGCTTGATATAGAGCCCGTTGTAGTAGGCCGGGCCTTGATTTCCATTGCGGAAACCTACGATTTTGTCATCACTATTCCTGAAGATGGAATGGCGTATGAATTCAGGGCAACTGCACAGGATGGTTCAGGTTATGCCTCCGCCTTTCTCGGTGGCGGGATAAAAATGAAAGCGCTGGATATTCTCCGTCCGAATATTTACAACATGAGCATGATGGACATGATGATGACTGGCCCGAACGGAGCCGCTTCTGGTGGGATGGAAATGGGCGGAATGAGTCAGGAGGGTATGAAAATGCCAGGTAAAACGAAGATGGAGGGAGATGACGAAAAAACAATGCTACACGAACAAATGAAAATGCCAAATGATACCATGCAGGGGATGGACATGATCCATCAAAAGAGTGTATCCGGAAACGAACCTGATATGCGTACCCTAAACTATGACATGCTGCGTTCACTAACGTCAACCGCGCTCCCGGCAGCAAATGAATGGCGGGAAATACGCCTGGAGTTGACGGGGAATATGTGGCGCTACGTATGGTCATTGGATGGCAAAACCCTGACCGAGGCAGATAAAATAATAATCCGGAAGGGTGATAACGTCCGCTTCATTCTGGTTAACAAAAGCATGATGAACCACCCCATGCACCTCCATGGGCACTTCTTCCGGGTGTTGAACGGGCAAGGAGATTATGCCCCGCTGAAGCACACCGTCAATGTGCCGCCGATGGGCACAGTTACCCTGGAATTTCACGCCAACGAAGAGAAAGACTGGTTTTTCCATTGTCATATCCTGTATCACATGATGACAGGCATGGCAAGGGTGGTCAGCTATGAAGGCAGTACTGTCGCCCTGGAACTGGCGGCAGCCCGAAAAGACATAAAAGAAAAGATGGACAACCAATGGTTCTTTTGGGGAATGGGAAAACTGCACAGCCAACTGAGCGAATGGGAACTTACGCTTTCCAATACCCGCAACCAACTCAACCTGGAAGCAGACGGCGACTGGAAGGGGAATTTCGATGTTGATACAGACTACGAACGCTACCTGGGGCAAAACGGCTATTTCCGGGTATTTGCAGGGGCAACAGTTGACGGCAAGCAAGTCCCGGTTATACAAAACAGTGAACCGGCCAGCACTAAAATGGAAGAAGATATTGAAGTGCGCCCTTTGGTTGGGGTACGCTATCTGCTGCCCTTTTTCATCAATTCAGAATTGCGGATTGACAGTAAAGCTAAAGTGCGGCTGCAGCTAAACGGCGAAACCTTGCTTTTCCCGCGGCTGGGGTTCAGGTGGCTTGTCAATACAGACAAGGAATGGCGGGCCGGATTAGAGGGCATTCTTACAAAAAACATAGTGCTATCGGGCAACTATGACAACCGCTATGGTTGGGGTGGTGGATTGACCCTGTTGTTTTAA